The following proteins come from a genomic window of Daphnia carinata strain CSIRO-1 chromosome 8, CSIRO_AGI_Dcar_HiC_V3, whole genome shotgun sequence:
- the LOC130700381 gene encoding disintegrin and metalloproteinase domain-containing protein 9-like isoform X5, with translation MTKMSRILPLLLFVFLVNGQIPKRDSSDTLDDSFWTEETSVGDVEKLLKEHRENQDLVRSIGGSHYQIVFPVQLRHREKMGISTREIGATKTMERPSEASRMNERYSTQQQQTGKHYHRTSLLIKAFSHKFRLDLELNSQLLAPNLIQKHFLPGGVEQFSKQEIEHCYYHGTVNEYYGAVAAFRTCSGVSGIIHIGNETFVIHPFYGGDLSRNHPHVIFEARTTVKQMCANTGMLEWGLRSGNYRGGKNQKNSPKSNERQKRDVREVTKYVETALVLDKAMFEKRNGSRRIEVVQDAIQIANIADLYFRTLNTRVSVVYIETWASENQAPVDRSQDIHRALLNFNDYISRKLYKVDKDTTQLLSGETFAGGSGMAAPDTMCTAKSVGLSVDINPYEPHLVAGTMAHMIGHNIGMGHDDGRDECHCGDWHGCIMSQSIMGLDSVQPYKFSECSLSDYIDSLRIGHGICLFNRPNQLEDFRTCGNGVVEDGEECDCGTIEECHESDPCCDPITCKLTAEAECASGPCCDDCKLRPKGYLCRDATNECDLPEICNGRSGQCPLDIFKKNGNQCEINKGYCFNGVCPTLDSQCRLIWGDGGLSGDRKCFEQFNSQGSINGHCGLDSHNNYIRCDAEHVMCGSLQCQMGTRYPIVAGMDQMYSRTLVSMAGREFECKITSGTVAAADLPDLGIVRDGTPCGNNLICINKTCSSIYPYIDRSKCPSNNVALDCSGHGVCSNVNSCFCDAGWTGHDCSTQTNDSYIRSGHSGDKSGLGAAEASERDASHAGALGTGAPPLNGVTTLKPEAQTSNSKTTSYVDRSGHSTVFMVVMLVSVVGGVFIVFALMALCYRRKSTMPKYDPPYLKRPLVNASGQMMTLPKPPGSGGGNPGGGAGPSGMGGASGPSGINNATANHHHTTSMSNDALSLEAGAKGISFGTMPSYNNRFPGPGNAQLQQHQHHIHQQHQQQQHIVQHMKQRQHPHMDGISSASHSHVNSPNSTPAHHGISNHIMQASASEDETLQSGEDEGTAFLDGMPQSNNLSGSGINKQPEKGILKKSGGGVYGSVGGGGGISSSQQQLAGGGGHGPLLTLPLGRMNSGSSMMMNKEKWSEESQSDNQEVMSVLLSPDGGSSRISDRLGASSLSDVERTLKSLNGYHEDILQALRSAAASQRSASTASLSDELRKSFAESYADYFPPPDYLSMRSLNNHDKHGGGRGGVLGPGSSVSSTSERLPGLASPLPGGGPLGVGAHGGGDSGDEGDLVPPCGPIRIRNLEDLIRQLERHSARHTSPNGSEDIRMSETEADRHYRLMEAAAGGGVPGLGASDPQSGSDALRFVYGRYRQPTSVPGISLYETTNENNHDHDDIKHGGHGSGDPGDSDESDSDVVLGADQERLFIDDPLLLSRGGPEELGYGPPLSPSGNSEASYTVDDGTTTVSSSYPSGSRSAVSAEESHRVAAADVEVIAASPHIRPAKFPEYKH, from the exons ATGACAAAAATGTCGCGGATATTGCCACTGCTTCTGTTCGTCTTCCTCGTCAACGGACAAATCCCCAAAAGAG ATTCGTCGGATACGTTGGACGATTCCTTTTGGACCGAGGAGACATCAGTCG gtGATGTGGAGAAGTTGCTCAAGGAGCACCGGGAAAATCAGGACCTGGTGCGCTCGATAGGTGGCAGTCATTACCAAATCGTTTTTCCCGTTCAATTGAGGCATCGTGAAAAGATGGGCATTTCAACGCGTGAAATCGGTGCCACCAAG ACTATGGAGCGACCGTCTGAAGCTAGCAGGATGAATGAACGCTACAGCACTCAG CAGCAACAGACGGGCAAACACTACCACCGGACGTCGCTACTGATCAAAGCTTTCAGCCACAAGTTCCGACTGGACTTGGAATTGAACTC GCAGCTGTTGGCGCCCAACTTGATCCAGAAGCACTTTCTGCCCGGCGGAGTTGAGCAGTTCTCCAAACAG GAAATTGAACACTGCTATTATCATGGAACTGTCAATGAGTACTACGGAGCTGTTGCGGCGTTCCGCACTTGCAGCGGAGTCAGCGGGATCATCCACATTGGCAACGAAACGTTCGTCATCCATCCGTTCTACGGCGGCGACTTATCG CGGAATCACCCTCACGTCATTTTCGAAGCACGTACAACAGTGAAGCAAATGTGTGCCAACACTGGAATGTTGGAATGGGGACTGCGCTCCGGAAACTATCGTGGAGGCAAGAATCAGAAGAATTCCCCGAAATCCAACGAGCGACAAAAGAGAGATGTCCGTGAAGTCACAAAATACGTCGAAACTGCTCTCGTTCTTGATAAAGCCATG TTTGAGAAAAGGAATGGTAGCCGAAGAATTGAAGTCGTTCAGGACGCCATTCAAATTGCAAACATCGCTGATTTG tATTTCCGCACGCTCAACACCCGCGTTTCCGTCGTTTACATCGAAACGTGGGCCAGCGAGAACCAGGCACCGGTCGACCGATCGCAGGACATTCACCGCGCTCTGCTCAACTTTAACGACTACATCTCGCGCAAACTCTACAAAGTCGACAAGGACACCACTCAACttttgtc TGGCGAGACGTTTGCGGGAGGTTCCGGCATGGCAGCACCTGACACGATGTGCACGGCGAAATCGGTTGGACTTAGCGTCGATATCAATCCGTACGAGCCTCACCTGGTGGCAGGTACAATGGCTCACATGATCGGCCACAATATCGGAATGGGTCACGACGATGGAC GTGATGAATGCCACTGCGGAGACTGGCACGGCTGCATCATGTCTCAATCGATCATGGGCCTGGATAGCGTCCAGCCGTACAAGTTCTCCGAGTGCAGCTTGTCCGACTATATCGACTCGTTGCGGATCGGGCACGGCATCTGCCTCTTCAACCGGCCGAATCAG cTGGAGGATTTTCGCACGTGCGGCAACGGGGTTGTTGAGGATGGTGAAGAGTGCGATTGTGGAACAATCGAAGAGTGTCACGAATCTGATCCGTGTTGTGATCCCATCACGTGCAAATTGACAGCCGAAGCTGAATGCGCTTCCGGGCCGTGCTGTGACGATTGCAAA TTGCGTCCTAAAGGTTATCTCTGCCGAGATGCTACCAATGAATGCGATTTGCCGGAAATTTGTAACGGACGTTCGGGCCAGTGTCCGCTAgatatttttaagaaaaatggcaaccAGTGCGAAATCAATAAAGGCTACTGTTTTAACGGTGTGTGTCCTACGTTGGACAGCCAGTGCCGACTGATATGGGGCGATG GTGGACTGTCGGGCGATCGCAAGTGTTTTGAACAGTTTAATTCGCAAGGATCGATTAATGGCCACTGTGGATTGGATTCGCACAACAATTATATACGTTGCGATGCAGAGCATGTTATGTGCGGCTCTCTACAATGCCAAATGGGAACGCGCTATCCAATCGTCGCCGGAATGGATCAAATGTATTCCCGTACATTGGTCTCAATGGCCGGCCGCGAATTCGAGTGCAA GATCACGAGTGGGACAGTTGCAGCAGCTGATTTGCCGGATTTGGGAATCGTGCGGGATGGAACTCCCTGCGGAAACAATTTG ATTTGCATCAACAAGACTTGCAGCAGCATTTACCCGTACATTGACCGTTCGAAATGTCCGAGCAACAACGTGGCGCTGGACTGTTCCGGTCACGGAGTCTGCTCCAACGTCAATTCCTGTTTTTGCGACGCCGGTTGGACGGGCCATGATTGCTCTACTCAAACGAATGACAGTTACATTCGTAGCGGCCATTCTGGTGATAAATCCGGATTGGGTGCTGCTGAGGCATCCGAACGAGACGCTTCACACGCCGGCGCCTTGGGCACTGGTGCTCCGCCTTTGAATGGCGTCACAACCCTGAAACCGGAAGCGCAAACGAGCAACAGCAAAACCACCTCATACG TGGACCGGAGTGGTCACAGTACGGTGTTTATGGTGGTGATGCTGGTCTCGGTAGTAGGGGGCGTTTTTATCGTCTTTGCCCTGATGGCCCTCTGCTACAG aaGGAAGAGTACAATGCCCAAGTACGACCCACCGTATCTGAAACGACCGTTAGTTAATGCATCTGGACAAATGATGACGTTGCCGAAACCACCTGGCAGTGGTGGAGGTAATCCTGGCGGAGGAGCGGGTCCTTCAGGAATGGGTGGAGCTTCTGGGCCGTCTGGCATCAACAATGCAACGGCCAATCATCACCACACGACGTCCATGTCGAATGATGCTCTCTCTTTAGAGGCGGGTGCCAAAGGCATTTCTTTCGGCACGATGCCTTCGTACAA CAATCGATTTCCTGGGCCTGGGAACGCTCAGTTGCAACAGCATCAACATCACATCCATCAACAgcatcagcagcaacaacataTTGTCCAGCACATGAAGCAACGCCAACATCCGCACATGGATGGAATAAGTTCAGCGTCGCACAGTCACGTCAACAGTCCCAATTCCACACCTGCTCATCATGGCATCAGCAATCACATTATGCAAGCATCTGCAAGTGAGGATGAAACCCTCCAGTCCGGTGAAGATGAGGGGACGGCCTTCTTGGACGGAATGCCGCAATCTAACAATTTGTCCGGCTCGGGGATTAACAAGCAGCCGGAGAAAGGCATTCTTAAGAAATCAGGTGGAGGAGTTTACGGTTCGGTTGGTGGGGGCGGAGGAATCAGTTCTTCCCAGCAGCAACTGGCCGGTGGAGGCGGACATGGTCCGCTATTGACTTTGCCCTTGGGTCGGATGAACAGCGGTTCTTCGATGATGATGAACAAGGAGAAATGGAGCGAAGAATCGCAATCGGACAATCAAGAAGTGATGTCCGTTCTTCTCTCACCAGATGGCGGTAGTAGCCGAATAAGCGATCGGCTGGGTGCGTCCAGCCTTTCAGACGTTGAGCGCACGCTGAAGAGCCTCAACGGCTATCACGAAGACATCCTTCAA GCTCTAAGGAGCGCGGCGGCCAGCCAGCGAAGTGCCAGCACGGCCAGTTTGTCGGACGAGTTGCGAAAGTCCTTTGCGGAATCGTACGCCGACTACTTCCCGCCACCCGACTACCTCTCCATGAGGAGCCTCAATAATCACGACAAGCACGGCGGCGGCCGCGGTGGCGTTTTGGGGCCGGGCAGCAGTGTCAGTAGCACCAGCGAGAGATTGCCCGGATTGGCCAGTCCTCTGCCTGGCGGAGGTCCTCTAGGCGTTGGAGCGCATGGCGGAGGTGACAGCGGTGACGAAGGCGACCTGGTGCCGCCTTGTGGACCGATTCGCATACGCAATCTGGAGGACCTTATCCGTCAGCTGGAACGGCACAGTGCGCGTCACACAAGCCCGAACGGATCGGAAGACATCCGTATGTCTGAAACGGAGGCGGATCGCCATTACCGGCTAATGGAGGCCGCAGCCGGAGGCGGTGTACCCGGTTTAGGAGCTTCTGATCCCCAATCAGG TAGTGACGCCCTGCGGTTCGTCTACGGCCGTTATCGACAGCCGACCTCTGTGCCGGGCATCAGCCTTTACGAAACAACCAACGAGAACAATCACGATCACGACGATATCAAACACGGTGGACATGGCAGCGGTGATCCAGGTGACTCCGACGAAAGTGACAG TGACGTCGTGCTAGGAGCGGATCAGGAGCGGCTGTTTATCGACGATCCATTGCTGCTGAGTCGTGGAGGACCCGAAGAACTCGGCTACGGACCGCCCTTGTCTCCGTCCGGCAACTCGGAAGCGTCTTACACTGTCGATGATGGGACGACAACTGTGTCGTCTTCTTATCCGTCGGGTTCGCGTTCAGCTGTTAGCGCAGAAGAATCTCATCGAGTGGCTGCAGCAGACGTTGAAGTTATTGCCGCATCTCCTCACATTCGACCAGCCAAATTTCCCGAATACAAACACTAA
- the LOC130700381 gene encoding disintegrin and metalloproteinase domain-containing protein unc-71-like isoform X8, whose protein sequence is MTKMSRILPLLLFVFLVNGQIPKRDSSDTLDDSFWTEETSVGDVEKLLKEHRENQDLVRSIGGSHYQIVFPVQLRHREKMGISTREIGATKTMERPSEASRMNERYSTQQQQTGKHYHRTSLLIKAFSHKFRLDLELNSQLLAPNLIQKHFLPGGVEQFSKQEIEHCYYHGTVNEYYGAVAAFRTCSGVSGIIHIGNETFVIHPFYGGDLSRNHPHVIFEARTTVKQMCANTGMLEWGLRSGNYRGGKNQKNSPKSNERQKRDVREVTKYVETALVLDKAMFEKRNGSRRIEVVQDAIQIANIADLYFRTLNTRVSVVYIETWASENQAPVDRSQDIHRALLNFNDYISRKLYKVDKDTTQLLSGETFAGGSGMAAPDTMCTAKSVGLSVDINPYEPHLVAGTMAHMIGHNIGMGHDDGRDECHCGDWHGCIMSQSIMGLDSVQPYKFSECSLSDYIDSLRIGHGICLFNRPNQLEDFRTCGNGVVEDGEECDCGTIEECHESDPCCDPITCKLTAEAECASGPCCDDCKLRPKGYLCRDATNECDLPEICNGRSGQCPLDIFKKNGNQCEINKGYCFNGVCPTLDSQCRLIWGDGGLSGDRKCFEQFNSQGSINGHCGLDSHNNYIRCDAEHVMCGSLQCQMGTRYPIVAGMDQMYSRTLVSMAGREFECKITSGTVAAADLPDLGIVRDGTPCGNNLICINKTCSSIYPYIDRSKCPSNNVALDCSGHGVCSNVNSCFCDAGWTGHDCSTQTNDSYIRSGHSGDKSGLGAAEASERDASHAGALGTGAPPLNGVTTLKPEAQTSNSKTTSYVDRSGHSTVFMVVMLVSVVGGVFIVFALMALCYRSVVVHRNLSLCLRRKSTMPKYDPPYLKRPLVNASGQMMTLPKPPGSGGGNPGGGAGPSGMGGASGPSGINNATANHHHTTSMSNDALSLEAGAKGISFGTMPSYNNRFPGPGNAQLQQHQHHIHQQHQQQQHIVQHMKQRQHPHMDGISSASHSHVNSPNSTPAHHGISNHIMQASASEDETLQSGEDEGTAFLDGMPQSNNLSGSGINKQPEKGILKKSGGGVYGSVGGGGGISSSQQQLAGGGGHGPLLTLPLGRMNSGSSMMMNKEKWSEESQSDNQEVMSVLLSPDGGSSRISDRLGASSLSDVERTLKSLNGYHEDILQALRSAAASQRSASTASLSDELRKSFAESYADYFPPPDYLSMRSLNNHDKHGGGRGGVLGPGSSVSSTSERLPGLASPLPGGGPLGVGAHGGGDSGDEGDLVPPCGPIRIRNLEDLIRQLERHSARHTSPNGSEDIRMSETEADRHYRLMEAAAGGGVPGLGASDPQSGSDALRFVYGRYRQPTSVPGISLYETTNENNHDHDDIKHGGHGSGDPGDSDESDRCFGLY, encoded by the exons ATGACAAAAATGTCGCGGATATTGCCACTGCTTCTGTTCGTCTTCCTCGTCAACGGACAAATCCCCAAAAGAG ATTCGTCGGATACGTTGGACGATTCCTTTTGGACCGAGGAGACATCAGTCG gtGATGTGGAGAAGTTGCTCAAGGAGCACCGGGAAAATCAGGACCTGGTGCGCTCGATAGGTGGCAGTCATTACCAAATCGTTTTTCCCGTTCAATTGAGGCATCGTGAAAAGATGGGCATTTCAACGCGTGAAATCGGTGCCACCAAG ACTATGGAGCGACCGTCTGAAGCTAGCAGGATGAATGAACGCTACAGCACTCAG CAGCAACAGACGGGCAAACACTACCACCGGACGTCGCTACTGATCAAAGCTTTCAGCCACAAGTTCCGACTGGACTTGGAATTGAACTC GCAGCTGTTGGCGCCCAACTTGATCCAGAAGCACTTTCTGCCCGGCGGAGTTGAGCAGTTCTCCAAACAG GAAATTGAACACTGCTATTATCATGGAACTGTCAATGAGTACTACGGAGCTGTTGCGGCGTTCCGCACTTGCAGCGGAGTCAGCGGGATCATCCACATTGGCAACGAAACGTTCGTCATCCATCCGTTCTACGGCGGCGACTTATCG CGGAATCACCCTCACGTCATTTTCGAAGCACGTACAACAGTGAAGCAAATGTGTGCCAACACTGGAATGTTGGAATGGGGACTGCGCTCCGGAAACTATCGTGGAGGCAAGAATCAGAAGAATTCCCCGAAATCCAACGAGCGACAAAAGAGAGATGTCCGTGAAGTCACAAAATACGTCGAAACTGCTCTCGTTCTTGATAAAGCCATG TTTGAGAAAAGGAATGGTAGCCGAAGAATTGAAGTCGTTCAGGACGCCATTCAAATTGCAAACATCGCTGATTTG tATTTCCGCACGCTCAACACCCGCGTTTCCGTCGTTTACATCGAAACGTGGGCCAGCGAGAACCAGGCACCGGTCGACCGATCGCAGGACATTCACCGCGCTCTGCTCAACTTTAACGACTACATCTCGCGCAAACTCTACAAAGTCGACAAGGACACCACTCAACttttgtc TGGCGAGACGTTTGCGGGAGGTTCCGGCATGGCAGCACCTGACACGATGTGCACGGCGAAATCGGTTGGACTTAGCGTCGATATCAATCCGTACGAGCCTCACCTGGTGGCAGGTACAATGGCTCACATGATCGGCCACAATATCGGAATGGGTCACGACGATGGAC GTGATGAATGCCACTGCGGAGACTGGCACGGCTGCATCATGTCTCAATCGATCATGGGCCTGGATAGCGTCCAGCCGTACAAGTTCTCCGAGTGCAGCTTGTCCGACTATATCGACTCGTTGCGGATCGGGCACGGCATCTGCCTCTTCAACCGGCCGAATCAG cTGGAGGATTTTCGCACGTGCGGCAACGGGGTTGTTGAGGATGGTGAAGAGTGCGATTGTGGAACAATCGAAGAGTGTCACGAATCTGATCCGTGTTGTGATCCCATCACGTGCAAATTGACAGCCGAAGCTGAATGCGCTTCCGGGCCGTGCTGTGACGATTGCAAA TTGCGTCCTAAAGGTTATCTCTGCCGAGATGCTACCAATGAATGCGATTTGCCGGAAATTTGTAACGGACGTTCGGGCCAGTGTCCGCTAgatatttttaagaaaaatggcaaccAGTGCGAAATCAATAAAGGCTACTGTTTTAACGGTGTGTGTCCTACGTTGGACAGCCAGTGCCGACTGATATGGGGCGATG GTGGACTGTCGGGCGATCGCAAGTGTTTTGAACAGTTTAATTCGCAAGGATCGATTAATGGCCACTGTGGATTGGATTCGCACAACAATTATATACGTTGCGATGCAGAGCATGTTATGTGCGGCTCTCTACAATGCCAAATGGGAACGCGCTATCCAATCGTCGCCGGAATGGATCAAATGTATTCCCGTACATTGGTCTCAATGGCCGGCCGCGAATTCGAGTGCAA GATCACGAGTGGGACAGTTGCAGCAGCTGATTTGCCGGATTTGGGAATCGTGCGGGATGGAACTCCCTGCGGAAACAATTTG ATTTGCATCAACAAGACTTGCAGCAGCATTTACCCGTACATTGACCGTTCGAAATGTCCGAGCAACAACGTGGCGCTGGACTGTTCCGGTCACGGAGTCTGCTCCAACGTCAATTCCTGTTTTTGCGACGCCGGTTGGACGGGCCATGATTGCTCTACTCAAACGAATGACAGTTACATTCGTAGCGGCCATTCTGGTGATAAATCCGGATTGGGTGCTGCTGAGGCATCCGAACGAGACGCTTCACACGCCGGCGCCTTGGGCACTGGTGCTCCGCCTTTGAATGGCGTCACAACCCTGAAACCGGAAGCGCAAACGAGCAACAGCAAAACCACCTCATACG TGGACCGGAGTGGTCACAGTACGGTGTTTATGGTGGTGATGCTGGTCTCGGTAGTAGGGGGCGTTTTTATCGTCTTTGCCCTGATGGCCCTCTGCTACAGGTCAGTGGTGGTACACAGAAACCTCTCCCTTTGCCTCAG aaGGAAGAGTACAATGCCCAAGTACGACCCACCGTATCTGAAACGACCGTTAGTTAATGCATCTGGACAAATGATGACGTTGCCGAAACCACCTGGCAGTGGTGGAGGTAATCCTGGCGGAGGAGCGGGTCCTTCAGGAATGGGTGGAGCTTCTGGGCCGTCTGGCATCAACAATGCAACGGCCAATCATCACCACACGACGTCCATGTCGAATGATGCTCTCTCTTTAGAGGCGGGTGCCAAAGGCATTTCTTTCGGCACGATGCCTTCGTACAA CAATCGATTTCCTGGGCCTGGGAACGCTCAGTTGCAACAGCATCAACATCACATCCATCAACAgcatcagcagcaacaacataTTGTCCAGCACATGAAGCAACGCCAACATCCGCACATGGATGGAATAAGTTCAGCGTCGCACAGTCACGTCAACAGTCCCAATTCCACACCTGCTCATCATGGCATCAGCAATCACATTATGCAAGCATCTGCAAGTGAGGATGAAACCCTCCAGTCCGGTGAAGATGAGGGGACGGCCTTCTTGGACGGAATGCCGCAATCTAACAATTTGTCCGGCTCGGGGATTAACAAGCAGCCGGAGAAAGGCATTCTTAAGAAATCAGGTGGAGGAGTTTACGGTTCGGTTGGTGGGGGCGGAGGAATCAGTTCTTCCCAGCAGCAACTGGCCGGTGGAGGCGGACATGGTCCGCTATTGACTTTGCCCTTGGGTCGGATGAACAGCGGTTCTTCGATGATGATGAACAAGGAGAAATGGAGCGAAGAATCGCAATCGGACAATCAAGAAGTGATGTCCGTTCTTCTCTCACCAGATGGCGGTAGTAGCCGAATAAGCGATCGGCTGGGTGCGTCCAGCCTTTCAGACGTTGAGCGCACGCTGAAGAGCCTCAACGGCTATCACGAAGACATCCTTCAA GCTCTAAGGAGCGCGGCGGCCAGCCAGCGAAGTGCCAGCACGGCCAGTTTGTCGGACGAGTTGCGAAAGTCCTTTGCGGAATCGTACGCCGACTACTTCCCGCCACCCGACTACCTCTCCATGAGGAGCCTCAATAATCACGACAAGCACGGCGGCGGCCGCGGTGGCGTTTTGGGGCCGGGCAGCAGTGTCAGTAGCACCAGCGAGAGATTGCCCGGATTGGCCAGTCCTCTGCCTGGCGGAGGTCCTCTAGGCGTTGGAGCGCATGGCGGAGGTGACAGCGGTGACGAAGGCGACCTGGTGCCGCCTTGTGGACCGATTCGCATACGCAATCTGGAGGACCTTATCCGTCAGCTGGAACGGCACAGTGCGCGTCACACAAGCCCGAACGGATCGGAAGACATCCGTATGTCTGAAACGGAGGCGGATCGCCATTACCGGCTAATGGAGGCCGCAGCCGGAGGCGGTGTACCCGGTTTAGGAGCTTCTGATCCCCAATCAGG TAGTGACGCCCTGCGGTTCGTCTACGGCCGTTATCGACAGCCGACCTCTGTGCCGGGCATCAGCCTTTACGAAACAACCAACGAGAACAATCACGATCACGACGATATCAAACACGGTGGACATGGCAGCGGTGATCCAGGTGACTCCGACGAAAGTGACAG GTGTTTTGGCCTGTACTGA